A window of Methanocaldococcus vulcanius M7 genomic DNA:
TTGCGAATATTGGAATTGTTTCGGCTGTAAAAAAGGACTGGGTGTTAAATGCAAGCTATCAGTATGGTCTTATTGCAATGATTGCAACTCTTCCTTTATTTGGTTCTGCAGGAATGATATTAGCAAAAACTGGAACTCTTTCACTGTTTGAGCTTCCAAAAATCCCTACTTCACTGTTATTTGAAAAGATCATATTTGCTGCGGGAATGGCAGGAGAGACAGGTATTGCCCCTTTCTATGCCTCCAAGGCAGAGATGTTTAGGGCTCCCGGCTCTCCATACATCCTTATGATTCATCTTTCATCACTTCTGTTGATAGTGAGAACTGTTGAGATACTTTTAACGATTTAAAGGTGAAAAAATGGATGAAGAAAGAAAATGTGGACTTTATTTGTTGATAATTGGATTGCTATGCACATTTGGAATTGTGATGTTTAAAGGAATGATATGCTACCTACTCTATGTAATTGCTGTTCCCTGCTTACTTTATGGAATTGGATCATACTTAATTCCAAAAACTCGAAGAAAAAACGCAGGTAGATTACCGTTTAGAGGATTCTAAAAGATAATTAAAGATAGCTGTTTAAGACAAATCAAGAAAGATAAGCTATCTAAAAAACGTAAAAAAGAGAATAGATAAAAAATAGTGAAAAATAAACGAAAAAGACGTAAGTTAAGGTGAGGATCATGGATTCATCCATAATAAACGTAGTAAATCTAACAATTCATGCATTTTTGGTTGGATCTCTGTTGCTTGGACTTCACAGAAAGATTATTGCAAGAATTCAAGGAAGGCCAGGTCCTCCTATAATACAATATCTACTTCACACAATTAAATTCTATGTAAAGGAGATAACCTTTCCCATAACTGCTGGAAACCCTCTCTACATATTTGTAGCATTGTTAGATGTTTCTGTTTGGTTAACGGCCTTAATTATTGCGATAGACCTTAAATCCTCATTATTAATAATTATTGGAATTTATGTATTGCAGAAAATAGTGGAACACGGATGTGGGCTATCCTCTGGATCTCCATATGGAAAGATTGGAGGAGTTAGGAGTGTCTTCTCAGCTGCGGCGGAAGTGCCTTTATTTGCAGTAGTTGCAGCAATATATCTAACAACACATTCCGTTCTAATTTCAGATATATTAAATTATCAATCAATACATGGAAGTTTACTCTTCAAAATGCCAATTTGTGCCTTTGCATTCTTTATACTGCTTGTCTCTAAGGCACCAAATAGCCCCTTTGGGATTGTCAAGGGAAAAGATATTGTCAGTGGATACATGACAGAACATTATGGTTTACTGGCTTCTATAATATACATTGCTGAGGCAATTGCCTACTTCGCTCTACTTTGGATCTTTATTGCGGTCTTTATTGGGCCTTGGGTTGTGTCTCATCCATTGATAACACTGGCTGTGATGATCGGGCTAACTGTTATATTAGCGTTTGTTAATGGACTAACTCCTCTCTTAGCTCCTCATCACTCAGTAATGCTTCAAATGACCATTGCAGGATTAGTGTTATGTGATGTGCTATATCGCTTAATAATGGGAGGGTAGATTATAAATTTTACTGAGGGATAGTATGAGCAAAGCAAAAAATTACATCTATTTCTTTGCAATTGCTTGTTTAATAGCTCTTGCATATACTATTTCAATAAATGCAATACAAATGAGTGTAATTCCAGCCATATTAGTATTTCTATTTATATTTGCATTAGAGGTCTCATCTATAAACAAAAGAATAGCTCACAATCTTGAAAAAATAGAGGTTTTATTCATGCTCGCTGTCTTGGTGTTCTTTGCATATGCTCTTTATAAACTGTATATTGTTATTCCCACATAAAAACGGTGAGAGGTTATGGATCTGTTTAATCTTAATTTATCAATAGTCCTATTTATAATAGGGAACTTCGTTGGATTAGAATACAGTTATAGAAGATACACAACCCCTTATGCTGAGAAAAAAATAGATAAAATAGCATTAATTTTGTCAGTAGTGGGAGGTTTGCTGATAAACACGCCTCTTTATGCAGTAGGATGTTTCTTAATTGGGTTTCCATTAGGTATGAGGCCAGGATATGGAAGGATCGAGTTTGTAGTTGGAGGGATTATTGCATTACTAACTTATCTTATACTAAACTCATACTAAATACCCAAATACTTAATAACGTATTTGGGTTGTTGTTGAGGTGAACACAATGTCTGAAATTGTAGATATTGACAAAAGATACGTAGAAAATGCCTTAAAACAAAAAATGAATGTTCTAAGAGATAACAGATATTTGATGGATGATGTATTTATCCCAATAGCTAAGGCGTTAAAAATGGATGTTGAAGAAGTTATAGAGTTATTTGCAAAAAAACTGGATTTTGCCTCTTGCTATGAATTGCACGCTTATGCAGAACAGGCAAGGATGGGATGTTTAGGAAGAAAGGTGGATATTGATTTAGGATTATGTTGGATCTGTGATTTCTTTGGATTAATAACAAAAGAAGAAGCGGATCTTATTAGAAAAAAAGTTGTTGAAAGCCATCTGTTATATAAAAAGCCATACAATGAGGCGTTAGAAGAAGGAAGGCAGATGATTATTAAATTGCTAAAAGAGGAGTAATCTGTTGTATATTTATCTATTAAGTTTATCTATTAATCTGCTTCCTAAAATTTGGCTGGAGGAATAGCTATGATAAAAGAACTATTTAGAAAAAGATCGATCCACGTTTGTGTTGTCAATACCGGAGGTTGCAATGGATGCGATATTGAAATCGTTTCCTGTTTATCTCCAAGATACGATATTGAGCAGTATGGAATATATGTCCACAACAATCCAAGAGAAGCGGATGTTTTACTAATAACTGGGCCAGTTACTTTACAATGGGCTGAGCGATTGAAAGAAATTTATGAAAAGACCCCAGAACCGAAAGTTGTGGTTGCAGTAGGAGCATGTGCTCTGAGTGGAGGAATATTTAAAGAAGGGCACGTAATTGGAGGAGTCCATAAAGTTATTCCCGTTGATGCCAAGATTCCAGGATGTCCTCCAAGACCCTCCGAAATAATAGAAACGATATTAAAAGTTGCCCCCAAGGCAATAGCAATGAGAGAAAAACTCATAAAAGAAAAAATGGAGAAAAATGAGGTTTAATATTTAATAATATTTAATAATATTGCGATAATTAGTGAAAGAAAAATAAACAAAATAAAAGCGTGAAAACATGTCCACAGTTCCAATTGGGCCAATTCATCCTGTCTTAAAAGAACCATTAAGAATAAAGCTTGTCTTGGATGGAGAGAAACCCGTCGATGCAGAAATTGAGATGGGTTATGTTCATAGAGGAATAGAAAAAATCATGGAAGGAAAACACTGTCATAAGGGAATTCACTTAGCCGAAAGAGTTTGTGGAATTTGCTCATACATACACACAATGACCTTTGCGGAATGTATAGAGCATATTTCAAAGATAGAGATTCCAGATAAAGCAAGGTATTTAAGAGTTATAACTTGCGAATTGGAGAGGATACATAGTCATTTAATTGCTTCTGCGGTCTATAATTTGTCTATCGAACATGAAACATTGGCAATGTGGCTTTTAAATGTTAGAGAGATAGTTATGGACTTAATGGAGATGATCTCAGGGAACAGAATAAATATGAGTTATAATGTGATTGGAGGAGTTCGAAGAGATATAAATAGAGAGATGATGGATGAAATATACAAAAAACTTGATGAATTTGAGGAGGAAATAAAAAATATCATTGAAGTTTTCGAGACAGGGCCTTTAATTGCTTTAAGAAGTAAGGATATTGGTATTTTGCCTTATCACGAGGTTATGAGGACGAGGGCAGTAGGGCCTGTTTGTAGAGCATCAGGACTACCAGAAAGTGATTGGCGACTGAGACATGCAACCTATCAAGAACTCGACTTTAAACCTGTTTGGAGAACAGAGGGAGATAACTTTGCGAGAATGATGGTTAGGCATGAGGAGGTCTTAGAAAGTGTGAGATTGATCAGAAAAGCGTTAGAGTATTATGAAGAATGTTCTGGAGATATTAGGGTAAAGGCAGAGATAAAAGGAGGAAAGGGAGTTTGGAAAAACGAGGCACATAGAGG
This region includes:
- a CDS encoding NADH-quinone oxidoreductase subunit B family protein; the encoded protein is MIKELFRKRSIHVCVVNTGGCNGCDIEIVSCLSPRYDIEQYGIYVHNNPREADVLLITGPVTLQWAERLKEIYEKTPEPKVVVAVGACALSGGIFKEGHVIGGVHKVIPVDAKIPGCPPRPSEIIETILKVAPKAIAMREKLIKEKMEKNEV
- a CDS encoding DUF1959 domain-containing protein, which codes for MSEIVDIDKRYVENALKQKMNVLRDNRYLMDDVFIPIAKALKMDVEEVIELFAKKLDFASCYELHAYAEQARMGCLGRKVDIDLGLCWICDFFGLITKEEADLIRKKVVESHLLYKKPYNEALEEGRQMIIKLLKEE
- a CDS encoding DUF2104 domain-containing protein, with protein sequence MDLFNLNLSIVLFIIGNFVGLEYSYRRYTTPYAEKKIDKIALILSVVGGLLINTPLYAVGCFLIGFPLGMRPGYGRIEFVVGGIIALLTYLILNSY
- a CDS encoding respiratory chain complex I subunit 1 family protein, which codes for MDSSIINVVNLTIHAFLVGSLLLGLHRKIIARIQGRPGPPIIQYLLHTIKFYVKEITFPITAGNPLYIFVALLDVSVWLTALIIAIDLKSSLLIIIGIYVLQKIVEHGCGLSSGSPYGKIGGVRSVFSAAAEVPLFAVVAAIYLTTHSVLISDILNYQSIHGSLLFKMPICAFAFFILLVSKAPNSPFGIVKGKDIVSGYMTEHYGLLASIIYIAEAIAYFALLWIFIAVFIGPWVVSHPLITLAVMIGLTVILAFVNGLTPLLAPHHSVMLQMTIAGLVLCDVLYRLIMGG
- a CDS encoding hydrogenase large subunit, yielding MSTVPIGPIHPVLKEPLRIKLVLDGEKPVDAEIEMGYVHRGIEKIMEGKHCHKGIHLAERVCGICSYIHTMTFAECIEHISKIEIPDKARYLRVITCELERIHSHLIASAVYNLSIEHETLAMWLLNVREIVMDLMEMISGNRINMSYNVIGGVRRDINREMMDEIYKKLDEFEEEIKNIIEVFETGPLIALRSKDIGILPYHEVMRTRAVGPVCRASGLPESDWRLRHATYQELDFKPVWRTEGDNFARMMVRHEEVLESVRLIRKALEYYEECSGDIRVKAEIKGGKGVWKNEAHRGEVTYKMEITDGGIIKRIMIRTPTVMNLEAYKYMLKTCPTVADAVSTYTSIDPCISCTERSIYIVKDGKEIPVGVKHP
- a CDS encoding membrane protein; the encoded protein is MISSIIGQLFGIVPFGDIVFGFSEFSIIGFVVALIFTIVVYLTKPEKQLEAQKFRVEDKLEVVSLEELKIRRMMAIVCGIATAGAMLTYDLFDYALFLTLVGIANIGIVSAVKKDWVLNASYQYGLIAMIATLPLFGSAGMILAKTGTLSLFELPKIPTSLLFEKIIFAAGMAGETGIAPFYASKAEMFRAPGSPYILMIHLSSLLLIVRTVEILLTI